From the Oleiharenicola lentus genome, one window contains:
- the ntrB gene encoding nitrate ABC transporter permease codes for MKSFKFDWLVLPLIGFAAVLALWSFSSRTWATNLPSPTQTWIASRDYVLEPFAKRGEMDQGILRFTWYSLILVAQGYAIALIVGTPLGFCLGLSKTFTKIMDPIIQILRPVSPLAWLPLGLVLFMNAGKEAGTYGALFTIAVCAMWPTVLNTAVGVRAVPQDFLNVGKVLKLSRFKTLTKILIPATLPYMFTGFRLSLGIAWLAIVAAEMLTGRPGAGGFLWQEYNALIYEHIILSIITIGFVGFILDRLMSLLERRFKSV; via the coding sequence ATGAAATCCTTCAAATTCGACTGGCTCGTGCTCCCGCTCATCGGCTTCGCCGCCGTGCTCGCGCTCTGGTCCTTCTCCAGCCGCACCTGGGCGACCAACCTGCCCTCGCCCACCCAAACGTGGATCGCGAGCCGCGACTATGTGCTCGAGCCCTTCGCCAAGCGCGGCGAGATGGACCAGGGCATCCTGCGCTTCACGTGGTATTCGCTGATCCTTGTCGCGCAGGGCTACGCCATCGCGCTGATCGTCGGCACGCCCCTCGGCTTCTGCCTCGGCCTGTCCAAGACCTTCACGAAGATCATGGATCCGATCATCCAGATTCTGCGCCCGGTCTCGCCGCTCGCGTGGCTGCCGCTCGGTCTCGTGCTCTTCATGAACGCCGGCAAGGAGGCCGGCACCTACGGCGCGCTCTTCACCATCGCCGTCTGCGCGATGTGGCCGACCGTGCTCAACACCGCCGTCGGCGTCCGCGCCGTGCCGCAGGACTTCCTCAACGTCGGCAAAGTCCTGAAGCTCTCGCGCTTCAAGACGCTCACCAAGATCCTCATCCCGGCGACGCTGCCCTACATGTTCACGGGCTTCCGCCTCTCCCTCGGCATCGCGTGGCTCGCCATCGTCGCCGCCGAGATGCTCACCGGCCGCCCCGGCGCCGGCGGCTTCCTCTGGCAGGAATACAACGCGCTCATCTACGAGCACATCATCCTCTCGATCATCACCATCGGCTTCGTCGGCTTCATCCTCGACCGCCTGATGAGCCTGCTGGAAAGGCGCTTCAAGTCCGTTTGA
- a CDS encoding sulfite reductase subunit alpha: MNAPVPLIPDNAPFSPEQRAWLNGFLAGVFSRSVGAPAAATPAQALAPLTILFGSQTGTAEGLAKKVAKEAGKRGFAPTVLDMAQTDLAKLAHEKNLLVITSTYGDGEPPDNAKALHTALKEAAGTPLTAVRFSVCALGDTNYAQFCQCGKDLDAWLEKLGATRTTPRTDCDLDYDGPFTKWLDAALASLAGGTAPATAPAEAKPTDSSEEGYSKKKPFPASVLAVRNLNGPGSAKEVNHVEFSLEGSGLVYEAGDALGVVPQNCPALVNDVLATLGCDGEEAVPTPAGELPLRRALTECFDLGKPSPELLAMVAPAVAGVAAPGPGSTNPPATFHHVIDVLLAAPTKPSPADFVAKLKKLQPRLYSISSSPKAHPGQVHLTVGAVRYDKDGRSRKGVCSTFLAERGLAAGKVGVFVHANKAFRPPADGNVPMIMVGPGTGIAPFRAFLEERRASGARGKNWLFFGDQKAASDFLYRNELTAMQTSGVLHRLDLAFSRDQAEKIYVQTRMLENAAELWTWLEAGAHFYVCGDASRMAKDVDLALHQVIEKAGGKSPEQAAAYVNALKAAKRYARDVY; the protein is encoded by the coding sequence ATGAACGCACCCGTTCCGCTCATTCCGGACAACGCCCCCTTCTCACCGGAGCAACGCGCCTGGCTCAACGGCTTTCTCGCCGGCGTCTTCTCCCGCTCGGTCGGCGCTCCTGCTGCCGCCACCCCGGCCCAGGCGCTCGCCCCGCTGACGATCCTCTTCGGTTCCCAGACCGGTACCGCCGAGGGCCTCGCCAAGAAGGTCGCCAAGGAGGCCGGCAAGCGCGGCTTCGCGCCCACCGTGCTCGACATGGCGCAGACCGATCTCGCGAAGCTCGCCCACGAGAAGAACCTGCTGGTCATCACCAGCACCTACGGCGACGGGGAGCCGCCCGACAACGCGAAGGCCCTGCACACCGCCCTGAAGGAAGCCGCCGGCACACCGCTCACGGCCGTCCGTTTCTCCGTCTGCGCGCTGGGCGATACCAACTACGCCCAGTTCTGTCAGTGCGGCAAAGACCTCGACGCCTGGCTCGAAAAACTCGGCGCCACCCGCACCACGCCGCGCACCGACTGTGATCTCGATTACGACGGCCCGTTCACGAAGTGGCTCGACGCCGCGCTCGCCTCGCTCGCCGGTGGCACTGCCCCTGCCACCGCGCCAGCCGAAGCGAAGCCAACTGACTCATCCGAGGAAGGCTACTCCAAGAAGAAGCCCTTCCCCGCCTCCGTCCTTGCCGTCCGCAACCTCAACGGCCCCGGCTCCGCCAAAGAGGTCAACCACGTCGAGTTCTCGCTCGAAGGCTCCGGTCTCGTGTATGAAGCGGGTGACGCCCTCGGAGTCGTGCCACAGAACTGCCCGGCGCTGGTGAACGACGTTCTAGCCACCCTTGGCTGCGACGGCGAGGAAGCCGTGCCCACCCCCGCCGGCGAACTCCCGCTGCGCCGCGCCCTCACCGAGTGCTTCGACCTCGGCAAACCCTCGCCCGAACTGCTGGCAATGGTCGCTCCGGCTGTAGCCGGGGTCGCTGCCCCCGGTCCGGGCTCAACGAACCCGCCTGCAACTTTCCACCACGTCATCGACGTGCTGCTCGCCGCGCCGACGAAGCCTTCACCCGCTGATTTTGTCGCCAAGCTGAAGAAGCTCCAGCCGCGCCTCTACTCGATCTCCTCCTCGCCCAAGGCCCACCCCGGCCAGGTCCATCTCACCGTCGGCGCCGTGCGCTACGACAAGGACGGGCGCTCCCGCAAGGGCGTCTGTTCCACCTTCCTCGCCGAGCGCGGTCTTGCCGCCGGCAAGGTCGGCGTGTTCGTCCACGCCAACAAGGCCTTCCGTCCGCCTGCCGACGGCAACGTGCCCATGATCATGGTTGGCCCCGGCACCGGCATCGCCCCGTTCCGCGCCTTCCTCGAGGAACGTCGTGCTTCCGGCGCACGCGGCAAGAACTGGCTGTTTTTCGGCGACCAAAAGGCCGCGAGCGACTTCCTCTACCGCAACGAACTCACCGCCATGCAGACCTCCGGCGTGTTGCACCGGCTCGACCTCGCGTTCTCCCGCGACCAGGCGGAGAAGATCTACGTCCAGACCCGCATGCTGGAAAACGCCGCCGAGCTCTGGACCTGGCTCGAAGCCGGCGCGCACTTCTATGTCTGCGGCGACGCCTCGCGCATGGCGAAGGATGTGGACCTCGCCCTCCACCAGGTGATCGAGAAGGCCGGGGGCAAATCCCCCGAGCAGGCCGCCGCCTACGTGAACGCCCTCAAGGCCGCCAAGCGCTACGCCCGCGACGTGTATTGA
- a CDS encoding NirA family protein, whose protein sequence is MALSPPETTNPGSFSNDQKEYLQGFMAGVIASGQYAYVGTNAAGQLTGAPGAAVTGNLAAPSEENVFGTPLGDLSKPERWKHEQNGLDVWEKLVAHANADKFPDEADTFRFKFHGLFYVAPAQDSFMMRLRIPAGEISSHQLRGIAGLVDEIGNGGADITTRANLQMREMKPRSIVRALTRVQELGLTARGSGADNIRNVTATPTSGFDRDELIDVRPYAHGLHHYILNHRDLYGLPRKFNIAFDSGGSISAAVDTNDIGFFAVRVTEQTLAQTPAPGPQTLSPGIYFRCEVGGITGHKDFARDTGLLLKPSELVPVAAAMVRVFREHGDRTDRKKARLKYLLEKWGGFPKFLEETQKKLAFPLVYAPRGCAEPRKPVLKHGHLGVFKQSQAGLNYVGIGVPVGRMNAKQMRRLADLADHYGTGEIRLTVWQSLIIPNVSDAFAATLARAANSLGFFTEAHTSAGCVIACTGSKGCKYAAADTKGHARATMAHLRKRDPFLDQAVNIHFTGCNHSCAQHYCGDIGAIATKLTDGREGYHVVLGGGMDQEQGIAREIFRGVAADEMPALIEKVLVTYRSRCTAGETFVQWTRRHSVKEIQEMLSS, encoded by the coding sequence ATGGCTTTGTCACCTCCAGAAACCACGAATCCCGGCAGCTTTTCCAACGACCAGAAGGAATACCTGCAGGGCTTCATGGCCGGCGTGATCGCCAGCGGCCAGTATGCCTACGTCGGCACCAACGCCGCCGGCCAGCTCACGGGAGCGCCCGGTGCCGCCGTCACCGGCAACCTCGCGGCGCCCTCGGAGGAAAACGTGTTCGGCACCCCGCTCGGCGACCTCTCCAAGCCCGAGCGCTGGAAACACGAGCAGAACGGCCTCGATGTCTGGGAAAAACTGGTCGCCCACGCGAACGCCGACAAGTTTCCCGACGAGGCCGACACCTTTCGCTTCAAGTTTCACGGCCTCTTCTACGTCGCCCCGGCGCAGGACAGCTTCATGATGCGCCTGCGCATCCCGGCCGGCGAAATCAGCTCCCACCAGCTCCGCGGGATCGCCGGCCTGGTGGACGAAATCGGCAACGGCGGCGCCGACATCACCACGCGCGCCAATCTCCAGATGCGTGAGATGAAGCCGCGCTCGATCGTGCGCGCGCTCACCCGCGTGCAGGAACTCGGCCTCACCGCCCGCGGCTCCGGTGCCGACAACATCCGCAACGTCACCGCCACCCCGACGAGCGGCTTTGACCGCGACGAGCTGATCGACGTCCGCCCCTACGCGCACGGCCTACACCACTACATCCTCAACCACCGCGACCTCTACGGCCTGCCGCGCAAGTTCAACATCGCCTTCGACTCGGGCGGCTCCATCTCCGCCGCGGTTGACACCAACGACATCGGCTTCTTCGCCGTCCGGGTGACCGAGCAGACTCTGGCCCAGACCCCAGCGCCCGGACCCCAGACCCTATCCCCTGGGATTTACTTCCGCTGCGAGGTCGGCGGCATCACCGGCCACAAGGATTTCGCCCGCGACACCGGACTCCTCCTCAAGCCGTCCGAACTCGTGCCCGTCGCCGCGGCGATGGTCCGCGTCTTCCGCGAACACGGCGACCGCACCGACCGCAAGAAAGCCCGCCTCAAGTATCTGCTCGAGAAGTGGGGCGGCTTCCCGAAGTTCCTCGAGGAAACCCAGAAGAAGCTCGCCTTCCCGCTGGTTTACGCGCCCCGCGGCTGCGCCGAGCCGCGCAAGCCGGTGCTGAAGCACGGCCACCTCGGAGTCTTCAAGCAGAGCCAGGCGGGCCTAAACTACGTCGGCATCGGCGTGCCCGTCGGCCGCATGAACGCGAAGCAGATGCGCCGTCTCGCCGACCTCGCCGATCATTACGGCACCGGCGAAATCCGCCTCACGGTCTGGCAGAGCCTCATCATCCCAAACGTCTCCGACGCTTTCGCCGCGACTCTGGCCCGCGCCGCCAACTCACTGGGCTTCTTCACCGAGGCCCACACCTCCGCCGGCTGCGTCATCGCCTGCACGGGCAGCAAGGGCTGCAAATACGCCGCCGCCGACACCAAGGGCCACGCCCGGGCGACCATGGCGCACCTGCGCAAGCGTGATCCCTTCCTCGACCAGGCCGTCAACATCCACTTCACCGGCTGCAATCATTCGTGCGCCCAGCACTACTGCGGCGACATTGGCGCCATCGCCACCAAGCTCACCGACGGTCGCGAGGGCTACCACGTCGTCCTTGGCGGTGGCATGGACCAGGAACAGGGCATCGCCCGCGAAATCTTTCGCGGCGTCGCCGCCGACGAGATGCCCGCCCTCATCGAGAAGGTTCTCGTCACCTACCGCAGCCGGTGCACCGCCGGCGAAACCTTCGTGCAGTGGACCCGCCGCCACAGCGTTAAGGAAATCCAAGAAATGCTCTCCTCATGA
- a CDS encoding alginate export family protein — MNSSVPSCPRFAKRLIALLALASVVLPTLRAQYTPPPPARPFPGFVNEQLRSDNVYASAWDIAVNVRYRFEAKDDAGFTDAGSNWDFSLRPQDDNNNAYHLLRVMPRVGYTSKWWNFLVEGRSSYTYGDERFVPTGAGQGLAERDGPIDLHQAYVFIGNHKEFPLSLKIGRQELVYGDQRLLGHLRWNNNARTFDAVKVRWQNKFFGVDAFTGGLVYNDHNNFNQANSQDVFSGLYFNFPTVAKNEIVEAYLYNRYVARGIATDSWSGIPAPFRFPGDQNLYTAALRIRSKPLAYGNWDYGIELMHQFGDRTAVAPAATVAAALAAPNLDQDAWATVLQGGYTWTEHSWQPRIGVLYSYASGDKSSADLSSQTFQNLFATTHLHYGYMDLSSLQNIHDLRLVLSAKPRSNISLAAEIHFQQLARTSDFWYNVAGVPRNFAGAAVGSGGGYRINPDYSKNLGTEVDLIAAWTFKPYAQVEAAVSRYFRGDYIKQSLKTAGSKDANYFYLQLTLNL, encoded by the coding sequence ATGAACTCCTCCGTTCCCTCCTGTCCGCGATTCGCGAAGCGCCTCATCGCGCTTCTGGCTCTCGCGAGCGTCGTCCTCCCGACGCTCCGCGCCCAATACACGCCGCCGCCGCCCGCGCGTCCGTTCCCCGGCTTCGTCAACGAGCAGCTCCGCTCCGACAACGTCTATGCCAGCGCATGGGACATCGCCGTCAACGTCCGCTACCGCTTCGAGGCCAAGGATGACGCCGGTTTCACAGACGCCGGCTCGAACTGGGACTTCTCCCTGCGTCCGCAGGACGACAACAACAATGCTTACCACCTGCTGCGCGTGATGCCGCGCGTTGGCTACACCTCCAAATGGTGGAACTTCCTCGTCGAGGGCCGCTCCAGCTACACCTACGGCGACGAGCGCTTCGTGCCCACCGGCGCCGGCCAGGGCCTCGCCGAGCGCGACGGCCCGATCGACCTGCACCAGGCCTACGTTTTCATCGGCAACCACAAGGAGTTTCCCCTCTCGCTGAAGATCGGGCGCCAGGAGCTCGTGTATGGCGACCAGCGCCTGCTCGGCCACCTGCGCTGGAACAATAACGCCCGCACCTTCGATGCCGTGAAGGTCCGCTGGCAGAACAAGTTCTTCGGGGTGGACGCCTTCACCGGTGGCCTCGTCTATAACGACCACAACAACTTCAACCAGGCCAACTCGCAGGACGTGTTCTCCGGCCTCTACTTCAACTTTCCCACGGTCGCCAAGAACGAGATCGTCGAGGCCTACCTCTACAACCGCTACGTCGCCCGCGGCATCGCCACCGACAGCTGGTCGGGCATTCCCGCGCCCTTCCGTTTCCCGGGTGACCAAAACCTCTACACGGCCGCCCTCCGCATCCGCTCCAAGCCGCTCGCCTACGGCAACTGGGACTACGGCATCGAGCTGATGCACCAGTTCGGCGACCGCACCGCCGTCGCCCCCGCCGCCACCGTCGCCGCCGCGCTCGCCGCCCCGAATCTCGATCAGGACGCCTGGGCCACGGTGCTCCAGGGCGGCTACACCTGGACCGAACACTCCTGGCAGCCGCGCATCGGCGTGCTCTACAGCTACGCCTCCGGTGACAAGAGCTCCGCCGACCTTTCCAGCCAGACCTTCCAGAATCTGTTTGCGACGACCCACCTGCACTATGGCTACATGGATCTGAGCAGTCTGCAGAACATCCATGACCTGCGCCTCGTGCTCTCGGCCAAACCGCGCAGCAACATCAGTCTCGCCGCGGAGATCCACTTCCAGCAACTGGCCCGCACCTCCGACTTCTGGTATAACGTCGCCGGCGTGCCCCGCAATTTTGCCGGCGCCGCCGTCGGCAGCGGTGGCGGTTACCGCATCAACCCGGACTACAGCAAAAATCTCGGCACCGAGGTCGACCTGATCGCCGCCTGGACCTTCAAGCCCTACGCCCAGGTCGAGGCCGCCGTTTCGCGCTACTTCCGCGGCGACTACATCAAGCAGTCGCTCAAGACCGCCGGCTCCAAGGACGCGAATTACTTCTACCTGCAGCTCACGCTTAATCTCTGA